From Cricetulus griseus strain 17A/GY unplaced genomic scaffold, alternate assembly CriGri-PICRH-1.0 unplaced_scaffold_41, whole genome shotgun sequence:
CCTGCTGGAACAATGCTCAGCCAGATGAAATCATCAGAGAATTCCCTAGGGGACATCTGCAAACAGTACAATCTCCTCTTCCTCATGACCGTCCACAAATTACCACTTACTACCGGGACCAGAGAGCTGCCctcttgtttctctttatctttccagCATCTGCATTGGGACAGAACATGACTGTCAACCTCAGTGCCTCCATGTCTACATTTGCTACCCTGCCTGTTCTCCCAACTGCCCCCCAGCCAACAATCCAATTATTCTGGGAGGCCCCAGAACCCCTACTGACTGAAGGCATCTCTCCCTGGAATCCTCTAGTGTTATCTGCCTTGCCTGGGATGTCTTTGGCGGCAGAAGCTGGAAGTACAACACTGGATATAGCTGTACCTCTGAACATTGTGCAAATGGGGACACCAGGCAGGCCTGTACAGCCCATGCCCCATGCCAACATTGTCCTCACAGAGGAGTCCCTCAATTTTAATGTCCCTGTGACCCAAGGTGGGGGTATGGGTTGCCCTGCTTCCCTCTTCATGACAGCACCTGCTGCAAATACCTTCATAAATGATCAAATTGCTTCGGACGTCCAGCCCCAAGAAGGATTGTGGGTCCTGGAATCTCACCCTCCAACCACACAGCCAGTTGTCCAGCTGGTTCCTGTCAGGTCCCCAGTGAACTCAGCACCACCTCCAATAGGAGTAGTTGGAAAGAGTTGTCCAGCCAATATCCAAACCAACTCCCCAGGAAACTGCTTGACCAACCCAGACAGTGTCTATGAGAATATCCGGCACTGGCAGTATATCAAGATTCTGGTCCAGCAGCACCTGCCCCAGACTCCAGACATGTCAGCTTTCTGCTGCTTCCTCATGTGAGTGTCACCTGTGCCTGGAATGTCCTACTGGGCTCCAACATGATGAGTGTGAGGTGGCCAAGGAAGGTGCTGACAGTGACAGAACCAACCCAGAGAGTCACACTCTGAGAAATAGAGGTGTCACGTGGGGGATCCTGGAGTCCCAATAAGCTTGGGGTTGGATTTaggcctttcatccatttggTAGTTCTTTGCCTTAGCATTTTATCTTCTAGCATTGACCTTAGTGCTTAGAGCTCACAGCATGTCGCAACCAGGATGGGCAAGAGTGCTGGATTCCAGAAAGACCTGTACATTTGTCCCTCACCCCACCGTCTAAGCAATTTCCCTTAAGCCAGAAAGGCTTTAGACATTCCATGGGGAAACTTTTGCTCTCTTTGCTCCATGTTTATCCTCAACAGTGATTTGCACCATTGCCCCAGTCATTGACCCTAGGTTTCAGATCATTCTGTGCATTTTTGCCAGTCAGCTCAGTCATATCACCAGGTAGACTAGAAGACTGAAGCCACAGGCCATGTTATCTCAGAGTTCTGGACACTGGAGACCCAGACAAGACTTTGAAGAGCCAGTTCTTGAAGTCTCCGTGGCTGTCTCAcaggacaaaaagaaaactgggggagacctcttctctctttctaatAGAGCGCTATCCCATCCTGAGAGCCCCACATCATGTCCTAAGCTTGGTTACCAACCAAGGCCTCATTTCAAATGACTTCCACTTTGACTTTGTCACCCCCACTTCCATGTTGGGAACCTAAGCCCCATGCATTCTTCCACACACAGTGATAGAAGGAGACTCACATGGCAGGATGTAAAACAGACATAGATCTTTGAGTTGATGTCTGTTGCATGATTAGGAGTTCCTAGTAGCTGACTTTATTCTGACTCAAGTTTATAGATGCATCTTGGGATGGGTCTACTGGGTCCGGATTATTGGATTGAGTGCTTCTAATGAATTACAGTCCAGTGCTTCGATCCCTGGCTCAGAGGAATCCTACCATGAATGTGGAGGAGGGCCTGTGGAGGGGTCTGCAGGAATGGCAGTGTACAAGCAACTATGACCGGATGATCTTCTTTGAGATGGCTGAAAAGTAAGTCAATGAAATTTTAAAGCAGTGTATGTGGAGAGCTGTCAATCATGGGTGGGCCTGTTGAATCAGGATTCTGGAGGAGGGTATATATTGGGCATACTACTAAGTTGGAGCTTGGTCTGGTGAGTTGTCACCCACACATTTCAAGGAAGATTTCCTGATACTTGGTCATCTGGTGGTAATCTATGAGGTCCAGGATGCTGTTCTCCCCTCCTGCAGTGCTAGGCTATCTGCCCCAGAGTCCCAGCAGCTATGCCCTCCTTGGCCATGAATCTATCACTGCCTTTCTTTTGAAGGTCAGAGTGGGAAAACTGACCCATTCCATTCCTGTCGGGTCTCCTCCAGCACTGAGGATTGTAAAATACAAACATGCTACACAAGTCTTAAGTCAACTACCTGGTACTGAGTCACTGCTTTTTGACAGTAGAGACGACTGCATCCCAATAATGTGGCCTCAGGTGTATCCTTATGTACCTGGAGTGGTTATGAACAGCAGCatgcagaggggaaggaaggtCCTTACACATCTGAGGATATGTCTGTGGTCATTCTGTCTTTTTTCCGTGTGATGTTTTCATGCACACACGTCCACAAAAAGCTCTCATAGCGAAGCAGCAACACCTCTCAGTTTCCCTTCTACAttctcctggcatctcctgggCACTTGTCTCCCAGGTCATTCCAGCTCTCCCAGCCTCAGCTTCAGCAATTCTGTATCTGGTTGAAGATCCCTGATATACTCCATCAATCATATCTGTGGCCATATTACCAGTAAGAGTTTCTTTGTGGCTCTAGGCAAGGACAAGAAAGGCCTTAAGGAAGAGTCACATGAAAGTACTCTGGGGCCACCTCAACCTGATTTAATTTCCATAAATACCAAGGGAATATAATGTGCCCCAGAGCTGTGGTTTTGTTCCAAGATCAGCAACTTCATGGGACTGTACCAAATAAACCAAAGACCCTGCACCTGTGATCATCTTCAGTAATCTCTTGGCTGGGCCCTGACCTCCGTCATCCATAGGTTTACAGAATTTGAGACTGCAGAAGAGATGGAGAATTCAAGGCTGGAGATGGATAATTCAAGGGTGGAGATGATGAGAAGTATCCAGTGCCAAGTTCTTGCAACTACAAGGCAAGATCCTCCAAGGCCCCCAGCTTCTGAGGTGTTTGAGGAACCAGGTAGTGATCACATAAATTTAGGTCTCTATGCAGAGGTCAAATCAGTCAAATGTATTTTTGCCCTGAACATAGGCTTCTTCCTTCAGGTTAGGGGTTTTCTATGTAGCTTGAGGACCCTTGCTGCCATTAGTCTTGAACTTGGTAATCACTGAGCTGGACACCATATGATCAGGAACTGACCACTGAGTTTGGAGAGTACCTGAAATTTTGTTGGCTCCAAATGCTAACCCACATGACTGTCCTAGACATATAAACCCTTTGCAATGTCCCCTCTCACAGATCTTTAGGTTTGGCTTACCATAGGCCATTGTAGTTCCTCTGCACTATGGTCTACATGGCATGGATAGGGTGGAACTGAACCCTATCTATGTATCATCATGTTCTCCTATCTCCTAGCATGCAACTCCATGAAGACTGGTCCTCACACagaccctgcctgcctcccagtactcagacacacacaattaCGAAAGACTGAGGCAACCATGGAAATTCCACCTGAAGATGTGCATGAGTACATGGATATTATTGACTGGCTGGAGAGGCTTCCACAGTCATACACAGGAGAGCccacagaaaaggaggaaaaggagaacagTGGGCCggagaaggaaggagatgacTTCTACTCAGATGCAGGAGTCCTGAGCTACATTGATGAGCTGTGCTCCCAGAAACACTTCGTTGAGCAAGTGAGCTGTACCTGGAGCCTTGGTGCTGGCCAGATTATGAGTTTTGCATCCCAGTCCTCGTAACTGAGCCTGCTTATCTACCTTCAGggctctctctatgtctctccttctctctctctctctctctctctctctctctctctctcatgtgtgtgtgtgtgtgtgcgcggggggggggttggttgtcATTATGACTTTGCAGCAACATAGAACTCACTGTCCCCGGTACTCACTCCTAATCCTTCTGTTTATAGGTGGAGGACATTATAAACCCCAAATTTGTGGCAGAAATCCTATCTTCCAAACCAGAGATGGACATCCTGTCTCTAATGAAGGAGCTGGAGTATGAGGAAGAACTCAGTGTTGAGCAGGTAGATAGGGAAGGGTGCACACAAGGGATAACATGAGAGAAGCAATTGGTAGGCAAGAGGCAAGCAGACACCAGGCAGACAGGATACATGGAGACATTAGGCAAACTGGTGGGAGCATGGAGGACCCCAAATAGAGGGGTGTTCTGAGAGTCACCAGGTGGACAGGAAACTGCTCATAATAACCATGTGACCTACTGGAAGTCAAGGCATCCTGCATGGGGCTTTAACAACAAGGGGATACGGGTATGGACATGGGGAGGAGGTGAAGTGCATAGCTGCAAGGAACCAAGAATGTCAGCAAGCAGACATTAGTCTCTGACACTCAGAGACAGATGACTATCTCCTTAGCTACTTCCACCCAAAAGTTTTGCCCCCTGGAGGAAAACTTCCAGAATAGGATGAGTCTTATATGCCCATTTCCTCCTGCAGCAACTGGAGGAGCACTGCCCGCCTTTGAAGAAGAAATGCTGTAAGAGGGCACCTCTGAATCCCGGTGCCCCTCAGATACTTTCCAGTGCTTCTGTACCACATGTCTGCCAAGGCACAAAGAGAGATGACCACGGTCCCCAAAGAGGGGACAGTACACAGAAAGGTTCCTTACCGGTGCCTTCTTTAGATCATCAGTGTCCTGGAGCTACCAATGAAGAAATATGGGGACCTAGGCTTACTGACTTCCAAAGTTGTCAGTGTTTACCCTCACTGGGAGATGTTGGGTCCTCTGCTATCCCCTATGGCAGAGGAGCCCATCCCCAAAGCCCAGAGTCCAGAAGTGCAATGAGCCTCATTGGAGTTTCTGCTATGGAGGAGTTTCAGGAGTCACTGGGCAGAACCATTGAGGACAAAGAATAGCTCCCCAGCTTGTCCTTCCTCCTGTGGTCCCACTAGAGGCTGGTGCCATGGAAACTGTCTGGCTACTTGAGCCCCTATAcaggtctctctgactctgctagTATCCCCAAACCCTTATCTCAAAGATAAATTGCCTCAGTCCTGGCCCATCTTAAACTGACAAATCAAATAAGTGAGCTCTCATTGGAGGCTTGACTCCAATGGGTAAGAAGTCCAAATCAGGGCTTTGTCATGGGATGTTTGAAGGGCCACTCTCAGCCCTGGATATCACTCAACCCTTGCAGGCACAGAAGAAGAAGTTAGAGTCACTAGGCCCCTGGAAGAGGTAGAAGAGTCACTGATCCCCCTGTGTGATGTCCCCTGGAAGCAGGCAGAGTTTCACTCTGCCTCTACCAGGCACCGCCACACCAAaaaaacaatatagaaaacaCACTGAGCTCATGCTCACTCAGGGCTATTCCAGCTGGTGCTAAGTTCTAGGAGGATAGAAGCACTGGATAATAAAGACAGGGAGGAGGTTTGAGGCAAGGAGTGGGAGGGTATTATCACTTTAGATGTTTGTAAGTTACAGTGAATAAATGTAGTTTTTTTGAAAATAGTGTTAGAGCCATAtcttaggttttctatttctgagaagagataccatgaccacagcaactcttgtaaaggaaaacaattaattatCATGCCTACACTTAAGAGGttcagaccattatcatcatggcagaatgtaggcagacatggtgttggagaatgAACTAAGAGTTTGACATTCTGATTTACagggaacaagaaaggaaatgtctCACTCTTCATGACATGAGTATATATGTGACATCAAAGCCCATCTACACAGTGACACAATTCgtccaacaaggccatatatCCTGACAGTGCACCTCCCTTAGGGGGGCAATTTCTTTCAAACTAACACAGGTTACTACTTACATTCTGATGTCTGAACTGCTACATGGAGTGAGGAGATAGTGAGGGAAAACCTCTAGATGCTGCACCCTAGGGTGTATAGGTGCAGACCAAGGTCTTTCTCTAGATTTACTGTTTGAACATGGGAGCATGCAGCAGACTGACAGCCCCCAGAATCATAGGCCTTGCCCTCTCACAAAGCCTCACTGCTTGCAGGGACTACTTGGAATACATGACTATTATCTGTGTCCTCAAAAACTTCCACAGCCTGCAGCCCTGTGGACAATTACCCAGCTTCTTGAATTACCCTAGcaattgaatttttttcaataacTCAGGGAGAATTTTCTTTTCCCATATAGACATTGGTGGCAAGACTAATCCAGTCCTCAGCAAGCCAGGGACTTACTGAGTGTATGGATGGCTCTAGGAAAAGTCCTGGCATTTAGTGAGATGGGGCATTGCCGGCTGGGGAATGTTCAGCCAGCTCTCCTTTTACACGTCTCCAAACAGCATGCTCTCTGACAGTGACAGGAAGAGAATTatctttgagttgtttttgtagattctcttattttttcttgaGGATTGAGCATAAGACTCTCTatgtgctaagcaagcattccCCTGCCAAATTACATCcccagattattttatttttgagacagagtcttcctgATTTATGctagttggccttgaattccaaGTCCAAGTGCTGCCTGTCACTAACAAACAGTGAATATCCCCCatgagaaaggaataaaattcCTAGTAAGTATAAGAAGAGTAATGGGACATGATGAGCTGTTCTCTGCTCGTAGTCCATTGTTGTGGCACAGCATGTCAGTTCTTCATGATGTGCTGAAGGAGAAGCCCAGAAGGAGAAAGCACATGAGCCAAGTTTCTtacctttctatttctgtgataaacaccatgaccaaaaccataTTGGGGAGGTAAGAGTTTATCTTACAGTTTATATTTCATCatgcagggaagtcagggcaggaactccagaCAGGAAACTGAAGGCTGGAATTAAAGCATGGGCTAGAgaaaaatgctgcttactggcttttccATCATTGCtagctctgccttcctttcctacAACCCACTTTCCATAGATGGCACAGCCCACGGTGgtctgggccctctcacatctatcattaatcaagaagcTGTCCCCAGACTCCCctacaggacaatctgatggaggcatcttcttggctgaggttcctcttcccagacccTGGATTGAATCAATTAGACAAAACCCAAACCAGCATAAGAATGTGAGGGACCAATCCCATAATTTTCATTATACTGTTTTGGCTGAGGACTGATGCTAGTTTTCTTGGATGCCCAAGTGCTATCTCAGAATTCACTGTACACAGGACATCAACAAACTAGCTACTTAAGTCTCTCTAGGTGCATCCAAAAAACGCTCCTCTGACATCTGAGGTAATGGATTTCAGACATTCTCTACTTGTTACTCTAAAAGTGCAAAGTAGAGCGACCCAATAACGGTCGCTCCTGTGGTGTTCAGAGAACTGAAGGCATTAATAAGCATTCACAGTCTGCTGCAAAATGCAACGTGTAATCTATAGTACGGATAGTCACAATTGGGAAAAACATTCCAAGACTGTTTATAATTTGCAAAGATGAGGAGGGAATTAAAGTGCATGCTTCTAAATAATACATGAGTTAAAAGATATAATCAggctaggtgttggtggcacatgcctttcatcccatcactcaggaggcagaggaaggtggatttctgtgagttcgaggccagcctggttccagagtgagtgtcaggataggctccaaagctacacatagaaaacctgtctcaaaaaaccaaaaaaagagataaacttgggaaaattaaaattagaactgAATGAATGTAAAAGTCAGATAAATCATTCGTCAGTGGGAAGTAAGTGGTAGTAAATATCTgccttagaaagaaaaataaactaaagtgTTCGTGtcatgaaataagaaaaatacaacaagataaaccagaaagcagagaacaaacTATATAGGAGTATAAgcaagaaatttaaatttaaaaattaaatgaatggaATGAAATGTTAGTTTTGATATGATCAGTAAAATGCATAATCGATTCATAAAAGTTGAATGTTGAtggaaaatgtcatttaaaaatgttgtcaGTCATGCAAAGAAATGCATGCCAGTCATGCATAACTAAAGATCCCATATTCATTAAGAAAGTATTAGAAAATCTGCACATTCATGTTAATAACTTCCATGCAGTGTTGAGGGATGGGTGAGTTTATGAAGTTCTTGTCTACACCCAGTGAACTGGATTCCCAGAAGACACGTGAATACCCCAGTCAAGGTGGTGCACACTTGAAACTCCACATCTAaagcagcagagacaggtgggccCCTGTACTTGATGACTAGCTCTGGTTCTGACCTGGCATAGGGTAAACAGTGTTGGTCTTTCACACACACTCTACTGTCATGCTCTGCCTCCACACAGGTCCCAATAGTAGATCCCACAAGGGTGGAAATTTCACAGTACACCCCATGATACAAAGCATTCGAaccaaataaaagcccagaaCCATGTCTGAAATAACTTGTGCTTTATACCCAGTATTGTGAGTTTTGGCATTCCTTCAAACTGGCATTTGTTGTAGCACAGTTCAAACACTTCCAATGACTCATGGGAATCAAATCTTtacagaagaaggaggaagagactgttgtatttttttaaaagaaacagagattgagagagagagaaagagagagagagagagttggcaTGTGACTGAGTTCAAGGGGAGGTGATTTTATTAGgtgaaagggatcataaaagggggagggggaaggagaccaacctcaggagacaggagcaacagcagagaggaaagagagagagagagaaattgaaggtgggcaaggcccttttaaaagacaacctagtgaatatgcacaggtggtgcgcTTAGTGGCCTCAGCTAAGCATATATCCTGTCAAAACTCCAAAGGCAGCCCAGTAAAAATACCTGAATGCTAACAAAGGAGGAGTCAAAGGAGAATCAAGGATGTTGAtctcaagaaatgaaaatttacacTCAGTAATACTTTAATAAATGTCAATAAAATCATTGCCACTAGATGCAGGGGATGTGGTcctgacattttaaaacacatagaACATCAATCTTTACAAGTTGGCTATAATCTGTGAACTGACATGCAGAACACACAGTCCTGTCAGTTTTATAATGGATAGGCTCAAAATGCCAACTGTTAACTCATTGCAGAGAACAAGAGGTCTGTTTGCTCTCACGTGTGTAAATAAACAATCAATAGACTGTTATAAATCATACAAAATGTGGGATATTTGCTGCAAACAGCTATTGCACATGCATATGGTTTACATTTGGCTGGACAGCACTGGATGATTCTTAACTCTGAAACTACACACTCCATTAGGTAGACCTTACTAATTATCAGTCGGGGTGGAAACCCTCATAGGCTCCTGAACCACATTACACAGGAACTGATTCccaacaacagaagaaaataaacaggtcGCCCACCCATCCCTCCTTCTTCATGCATTTTACTTACCCAGCACAGAAGATGTATGTACTGCTCTTAAAGTGGATCATAGTTGAGGTCCCATGTCAGTTCCCTCACTGAGGTCTCTACCTCAATTCCAAGGGagctgattccctcttctggaatctgAAGCCACTTGCACTCAAGGGCCTATACAGAGAGATAAATAAGATGTGatcatttgtcttcattgtcTGTTTCACTGTTATTTGGAATTACCTAGGACACATACACacctctaggcatgtctgtgaatGCATTTCCAGTGAAACTGAGGATAGAAGACCTATCCTCAATTACATGGCACTCTTCTTGGGGTTTGGAGTCCCAAAGccttaaaaattagaaagcaaggggctgagaagatggttcagttggtaaaaatACTTCCTGTTCTagcatgaggatatgagttcaaatccattCCACCCACATAATATATTAGAAATGActgtacatacctgtaatctctatATTGGCAGATGGAGATGGGCAGATAATAAGAGCTTGCGGAACAGAAAGCAAAGTTGGAACAGTGGGTTTCTAGCTCAGTAAGAAGtctatctaaaaggaaaaatgaaggctcAGAGTGATAAAGGCAGATATTACCACTGGCTTATACCTTATACACAggctcagacacacatacactaagTATACCCCCATATATGCATCTACCACACACAGACACCGAAGCTAAAAatgaagaaccccccccccaaaaaaaaaaaacaaataaagggaTACAAAGTCCACTGAAAACTATCATTTACCTCTACTTCCTGGTTGCAGATACAATATGATATTCACGATGTGCACTATCTTGCTGCTATGCTATGCTATAGAGATGTTGAGAGGTCTTCAGGAGCTTGTCCAAGGGATGCCATTGCACAGGCCACTGGAACTTATTCAGTACCAACTGGACAGTCTTCCTATGATCCATATGTACTGGTACATTCCCCCATCTAATCAAAATTCCCTGAAACCTGCCCCATCTACTGAACAGATTTTGAAAgctttcaaaatctgtttcagtGTCTAGTGTCACTTCTACACCTGTCCAGGTGAGGCAGATACTTACAAATATTTGGAAGACGAACCCATATGTGTCATCTCTCCAGAAGAGggactcatttctttttcctatacTCAATGAAACCATAAATACTCCATTAGTCATTAAAGAAAACTTAGGACATTCGCATATTATCCAGGtatgttcaaaatatataaatctagaaaaataaCTCTAAGTATTTTCCTTCTGCAAATTTTACTTGAGATGTTAAACAGTTTGGAATTTCATAAAGAGATTCCCTGTTCCTAGACAAGCAACTACCAATGCTAAGTAAATGGACCAAGATCACTTTTATTGCATGCACAATGGTCTCATTACCATCCACAGTCCCACAATGGGTCTCTGACACTGTCCAGATATGCGCAGAAAAATTTACACATTTTCCCTCACTTGGAAGAGAGGTCAAAACTATTCTGAATAGAAAGGGGAGCTCAACACAAACAGGCTTtgtgaaaagaatggaaaaaagattCCAAGAACACAAGGAGGCCTCACTAAATCACCAAGAGGTCACTATGCTTTATGCCAGAAAATCTATGACTAAAACATCCCCATATCTCACATAACAGTTGAGTGAGGAGTCAAACACAAGACATCTGAAAAATGGGACATTGATATTACTCTTAGGACCACCAGGACTTTAGATATTCCCCCATTCACAGAACAGACCCAGGATAGTTCCAGCTATATGGTTGTGGGTACAGTACCACCCACACGTGAGTGAGGAGTGTTGGATGAACCCTCACCTTAAAAAAAGTGTGTCACCCTCTAGGGGACACAACATATCCTGACTATTCTTTCACCTCCCATAAAGTTGAGGGAAGAATTTTGATCCTcttagtgtttgcttttttttcactGTTGAGTTTGGTATATGATTGTTATTTCCCTGTCATATGGGGATTCCCAGACATCCCATTCATGTTGTGACCTTTCcagtttgatataattttaaaattgtgaaaactcaaacaaaagctaaaatatccaaCCCTATCTGTGACATGAATTTAAGCCCAGGGAGCTTCAACCATGAAGAATATTCTTGAAGAATGTTGGTCTtcctgagcatgggagaaatggTCTTATTAGTTTAATAATCCAATTTGTTATATGATACACACGTTTTTAGAaaaaattatactataataaacATATCATTATATGTTTGAACAATGTCATTTATgtcttttcattagcatattcatGGACAATTTACTGTTTGTTATTGGTTTATAATCTAACTTATATTAAGTTGAAAATACATATCTGAAATCATAAACATTGccttctgtgttttctgctccagtttcatttattttatccttattttcttcttctttcttagcTGCCTTTTCCTAATCATTATATATCCtgtacattttaataatattctaGCCCATATTCATattcaattttttatatttttcttttattctgatcTTTCATTAAtcttcccttgtttctttttccaaTCCTTCCTTTAGTAGTCTACTgcaaaacattctttaaaaatctagaaGAGTTTGTTCATAAAACACTTTGTCAAGTTATATTAATTCAAATGAATCTTACAatgattttgaaaagaaaacagcgTGAACCTTGCATCTTTTTTGCATGTAGGCATCTAGGTTTTCAAGTGAAAATGTAGAATTAAGAAGCATAAAGCAGAGTATTTTCTTAGTGAGTACATTAGCTAGAGAGATGTCCTTGTCATAATGATATATCATTTATGCCTGTGAAATATGAAGAGTTTCCTTTCACAAATTTCCATTGACTTCACTGATTTCGTGGCTAACCTATCCAGCAAAATTATAACATGAAGTAATTGAATCATGTAAACTTTGATAGACTAAATCTTCAATATGCATAAAATCCATGCAAGATTTGTGAagtcaaaatttagaaagtctggctTCCATTATTTTTCCATATTACAAAACCAATGTTAATCAGTTACTCAATGATCACAAGTATAATACTGGGTATCATATGGACAGCTAACACTTTAAGATAGCGTTTGgactatgcacaaaacttcagcCCAAAAGGATCACAGACTCAagataaatgcagccacactgaaccttctagaagagtaagtgggagatacacttgaacaaattggtacaggagaatgcttccagAAAATAACTATAGTAGCAAAGACATTGAAAACTACAATTAATAactggaacctcctgaaactgagaaactttggtaaggcaaaggacatagtcagtaacagaaaacgacagcccacaaaataggaaaaattcttcaccaaccccacatctgaaagagggctgatacACAGAATATACAACGAATTCAAAgagctaaccaccaaaacaccaatcaattaaattaaaacatgggGTAAattactaaatagagaattctcaacagaggaatctaaagtggctgaaagaatCTTAAGAATatgctcaaaatccttaaccatctgggaaatgaaactaaaaaaaaatcctctgagataccatcttacaccagccagaatgggtaaaaaaaaagaattacagtgtACGCTggaaagaatggagagaaaaaggaacaatctTCCATGGTTGGTGGTAATGCAAACATGTAAGACCACTTGGGAATTCAGCATGGCTTTTTCTCAGGAAGTTGGGAATTAGTCttcctcaagattcagcaatccctctcttgggcatatactcaaagaatgcacattcatacaacaaggacatgtgttc
This genomic window contains:
- the LOC100759212 gene encoding LOW QUALITY PROTEIN: NUT family member 2 isoform X2 (The sequence of the model RefSeq protein was modified relative to this genomic sequence to represent the inferred CDS: deleted 2 bases in 1 codon; substituted 4 bases at 4 genomic stop codons) codes for the protein MDPSRQVWLLSKPVGITSEASALGQNMTVNLSASMSTFATLPVLPTAPQPTIQLFWEAPEPLLTEGISPWNPLVLSALPGMSLAAEAGSTTLDIAVPLNIVQMGTPGRPVQPMPHANIVLTEESLNFNVPVTQGGGMGCPASLFMTAPAANTFINDQIASDVQPQEGLWVLESHPPTTQPVVQLVPVRSPVNSAPPPIGVVGKSCPANIQTNSPGNCLTNPDSVYENIRHWQYIKILVQQHLPQTPDMSAFCCFLIPVLRSLAQRNPTMNVEEGLWRGLQEWQCTSNYDRMIFFEMAEKFTEFETAEEMENSRLEMDNSRVEMMRSIQCQVLATTRQDPPRPPASEVFEEPACNSMKTGPHTDPACLPVLRHTQLRKTEATMEIPPEDVHEYMDIIDWLERLPQSYTGEPTEKEEKENSGPEKEGDDFYSDAGVLSYIDELCSQKHFVEQVEDIINPKFVAEILSSKPEMDILSLMKELEYEEELSVEQQLEEHCPPLKKKCCKRAPLNPGAPQILSSASVPHVCQGTKRDDHGPQRGDSTQKGSLPVPSLDHQCPGATNEEIWGPRLTDFQSCQCLPSLGDVGSSAIPYGRGAHPQSPESRSAMSLIGVSAMEEFQESLGRTIEDKEXLPSLSFLLWSHXRLVPWKLSGYLSPYTGLSDSASIPKPISKINCLSPGPSXTDKSNKXALIGGLTPMGKKSKSGLCHGMFEGPLSALDITQPLQAQKKKLESLGPWKR